Below is a genomic region from Streptomyces ferrugineus.
CACCAAGTGAACCGACAGACCAGCACCGACCGGATCTGCCTGGCCCTGCCCACGAACAGGGCGTGCGCGGACGCCATCGTGGGGATCGGCGAGGAGGCCGCGTACGCGGCCCGCAACTTCGGCACCGAGGTGCACCTGCTCATCCTCGACTCCTGCGACGAGACCACGCGGGCCGAGCACGCCCGTGTCGTGGCCGGCCTGCCCGCCACTGCGAACGTGATCGTCCACCACCTCGACGAAGCCCGCCAGCGGGACTTCCTACGCCGCACGATCCAGCGCTCCGACGTCGCCGTGCCCAAGCTGCTGCTCGGCCTCATGCTGCCGACCGCACTCTCCTACGGCGCCTGCACCAATCGCGCCTTCCTGATCGCCAGTGCCCTCGGCTGCCGGTCCGTGCACCGGCGGGACTCGGACTGCACCTACCAAGTCCTGGACGGCGAACGTGTCTTCCCCATCCACCACGAGCTGTCCTCGCTCGGCAGGCCCGCCATCGAGGCGTCTGCCGCCGTGACCGAGACCGTCCTCGCCGCCGACCACGGCCACCGTCCGGTGTCCATGGTCGGAGCCTCCTTCATCGGCGAACCGTCCGTGGACATCGCCGAGATCGAGCAGCTCGACGCGGGCGTCTACCACGACGTCGTCAGCCTGTGGGCACCCGCCCACTGGTCGGACGAGCAGAAGGAACAGCTGGTCGAGGAGTCCTTCAAGGGCGCCGGAACCACCCCCTTCACCGGAGACCACTCCACCCTGACGCTGGTCGACCCCATGCGGGTGGACATGAGCAACATCGGCTTCGACCACGACGTGTACGAGCGGGTACCGCTGCCACCGGCGACCGACACCATCGGCAGCGACTACTTCCTCATCCACCTCGTGCACGACGCCGCGCTGCCCGGCGTGCTGCACAACCGCCACATCGAGAACTTCTACACGCCCTTCCGGCGCACCGACGCCGGCTTCCGCGCCTACCAGATGCGGTTCGTGAAGTTCCTGCTGTCGATGCTCTACTTCAACGACGTCTACGAGCGCATGGGCGCGGCCGGTGCCGCACTGCTGGACGAGCGGCAGCACGTCCGCGGCGACGTCATCTCCGGCTTCCTGCGCGACAGCGCCGCTCTGGACTGGACGGAGAACATCTGGCGCCTGGACCGGGTCAGCACCTCGTACCGCAAACTGGGCGGCCGCTACGCCAAGTTCGCCGACCGGATGGACGCGCGCCGGGATCAGCTGCTGGACGAGGCACGGCGGGACACGGAGGACTTCGCGCTGCTGATCGACGCCTGGCCCGCGCTGGTGCGCGCCGCCCGGGAGACCGGCCTCGGGAGCGCGGACGCGTGATCGCCGACCTGGGCGTGCGACTGGCCTCCGCCCTGGCCGCCGCGTCGTCGGACTGCGTCGTCTTCGATCTCACCGGGGTCGGCAGCCAGTACGACCACCTGGTGCGCGAACTGCCCGGCGTCATCGTCCGGTTCGCGATGAAGGCGTGCCCGGTCGACGAGGTGCTGACCTGCCTCGCCGACCGGGGCGCCGGCTTCGACGCGGCGAGCCCCACGGAGATCGAGCAGGCGCTGCGGCTGGGCGTACCCGCGGACCGCATCCACTA
It encodes:
- a CDS encoding DUF6271 family protein, yielding MNRQTSTDRICLALPTNRACADAIVGIGEEAAYAARNFGTEVHLLILDSCDETTRAEHARVVAGLPATANVIVHHLDEARQRDFLRRTIQRSDVAVPKLLLGLMLPTALSYGACTNRAFLIASALGCRSVHRRDSDCTYQVLDGERVFPIHHELSSLGRPAIEASAAVTETVLAADHGHRPVSMVGASFIGEPSVDIAEIEQLDAGVYHDVVSLWAPAHWSDEQKEQLVEESFKGAGTTPFTGDHSTLTLVDPMRVDMSNIGFDHDVYERVPLPPATDTIGSDYFLIHLVHDAALPGVLHNRHIENFYTPFRRTDAGFRAYQMRFVKFLLSMLYFNDVYERMGAAGAALLDERQHVRGDVISGFLRDSAALDWTENIWRLDRVSTSYRKLGGRYAKFADRMDARRDQLLDEARRDTEDFALLIDAWPALVRAARETGLGSADA